The following nucleotide sequence is from Corticium candelabrum chromosome 19, ooCorCand1.1, whole genome shotgun sequence.
ATGTAAAATAGACTAAATGGAATTTAGTGTATTGAATTCGAGTCTCATGTTTACTCTAAGGGTATATTCTGTTGCTATGACAGTGGGTGTATTTCTACCTCCACGTGACCTGTACAAGCGCTGTAACTGGCTCATATTGTGTACCTAACCACGCCCATACAATAGAAGAAAGCAATAGACTCAGAGCTCTCTATAGTGTGGGGCTTGAACAGAGCAACCTAGCTAACATATGGGCAGGACATGGCGATATATGCGGAAGCTTCTACAGTAGAATAATTTAAACACGTCACTTTCTACACTCGTGGGCGTCCACATCCTGGTATTaacttaaataaataatcCCTATCTTTTAGCTGAGATCACTAATGTGCACAGGGATCTCGCGCTGTCGTCAGCTTTTCACTATctatagtttgtttgttgaaggGTCCACGTCGATCATGTCAAGAAACAGCAGCGATCATAGATACTACCTATACGACAGTTACAGTGCAGGTCTAGGGAGCACGTCACGCAAACAGGAAGTAGAGGAAGCACTACCGTTTGTTTCACGTCGTGACAGAAATGAAGGCAAGACTGCTGTTGCTTCTCTTGCCGCTGGATATCAAGAACGGCATAGGAAACCAACAGGAGGATTCTCAGGAAAAGAGATAGAGAGATCTAGAATGAAACAATTGACACCAACTACGTCAAACATTTCCAGATTTGAAGACTACATTTTGCGACAAAGGAAAGCTGCTGGTGCGGGAAATGCAGGAAATAGCAGTAATGGACATCATAGCCACATGACCGAAACCACGTGGCATGATGATCAAACTGTGAATGCTTTTGCATCATCACCTCGAATTGGAAAGAATTTTTTATCCAGTGACTACGTTGCAGGGTACCATCGACGTGATAATTCATCTCGAGCAGGAATTGAAGGATCGAAAGTGACAGCAAGGCAAAATGATGCTAGTCAGGCAGACAGTCACTCAGCACTAATGCTAGGAAAACAAAATTGTTGGAGCCTGACTCCATACCAGAGTGAATTTTTGGAGCAAAATCGTTCTAATGGACAAATGATGTCTATGTTTCCTTCAACTTGTCAAATAATACAGAGCCCACCTTTAATCAGAATTGGTCATCATTCGACAGATGTTGATGTAAATGAAACAGTAAAAGAGAGCAGTTATTTTTCAACCACTGCTGAACGTCTGGATATCAGATCAGATGTAGAATCATTGACCAGAGAGGAACTGATCATGCAATGTCGCTTGATAGATTTTCAACGTAAACAATCGGAATCACATGAAAGAGAGATGGGTGAGCAACTGACTGCTTCAGAAGACCAACTTAAACACGTGAAAGGTGAAAATATAAAGCTAAGTGAAACTATTAAACAGTTAGAGTCACAAAAAAGAGAGATGAGTGAGCAACTGACTGATAAAGAAAATCAACTTAAATGTGTGGAAGGTGAAAATAAAAAGCTAAGAGAAATTATTACACGTCAATCACAATGGCTAGAAATGAGAGAATCATCGAAACTGGTATGTAGGAGCTCCGAATCAATCTGTACTTGTTattgtctgttcgtttgttttgtaTGTCCATGCTTATTGTCGTCTGTAGCTGTATTAGTGCACCAGATTTCTGTGTGTGATATGTAAGAATGTAAGAATAGTAACTATAACGACTTGATGGAAGTTGCGAGACTGTGAGGTGCATGGGCTTGTACCATATGTATGCTCTATATGCTGTATATAGCCTCATATCAGACCCTCTTGTGCTGTAGTCCTCGGTTTATCCGGGAACCATCAAGAGGGTTTGGTACTGTACAAGCTAGACTATGCTGTAAGCATGAAACATTGTTGAGACTTTGTCACCCGTAATGTTTCAATTTGATTTTTTAGCAATCTGTAGTGGCATGCTGCATGCAAATACTTGATCGTCTTTTAGAGAGGAAGTTCCTCTATTACCACAACTGTCTTTATTAATTCAAATAATTAATCAGTATTTGTCGTTAGCGTGTAGAGTCGCCTGATGCTTATCTACTTCGTTTGGTTACAATTCTATTTACGTGTCAGCTCAAAGATTTCTTTGTACACCAAATAATTGACCAAGGATGCGAGGGTGCAGTATTTCTAGTCCAGTGTAATCGTCAAGGACTTGGAATGTTTCAAAAGACGTTATTTGCACTAAAGGCAGTCTTCAACATATTTGGCCACTCAACTGTGAGCAAGGTAGGGTCTGTGGATTTAATTTATTCAGCATTTTTCATAAGTTTGTCATCGTTTTGGTTTACGTGTGATTAGATACGTTTATGAAATTAGTAGGTTTAATAACCAGTGGGCCACCCTTATGTAAATGTAAGGCTGACGTCAGATTTCGATACGTAATTAATGTGTTGGATAAAATGACAttgcaattgcatgcaacTCGTTTACGAGTATATTATGATCATACCTACAAATGAAAAATCTCTTAGAAGTAAAATTTGACGAAGACTAATAGAATATACAGAATCTACTGGAAGGTTTCTTGCTAATTTAGTTACTGaggactttaattaatattaacgtgtttgcaaattttgttaattttctAACTTAcctttgcttgttttcttgAAATTGTTCCATGGTGTAACTTTACCTGTACATATATtcttattgttaatattaagtGTGTTTGACACACTACCAACAACTGCCCTTCAAGACAAAAGAGAACATACGGTTACATATACCGGTAGTTAGTCAATGCCATGATAGTGATACTGTGATATTGTTGACATGTTTGTTGGCATGATTGTCGACTCTAGGCTTGGCTTATCATAAGTAGGAGACACTAATCAATCTGCACGTGGCTATGGAAAGCGGAACGTGACGTCCAATTATCCGATTTATCATTAGTAATACCGTACAGTGACCGCGCACAGTACCATGCAATCAAACATACCGTGggcatacatgtacaaaacACGTTCAATTATCGGTTTATCTTGGAAAAGCTGCAAAAAATGGCGAATTTCATAGTGGTGCGACTCATAAAACTTCCAATTCGCCAAATAAATTCTTCGTCAATATATTTCATTTTATATTTAGTCTTTGGATTTTGTCAGAGGTTTTTAAGAAATCAACAAAGTTTATCGAAGGTAAGAGGACATTGTACTCTAGAGTGGCAGTTAATGCATTTACAGCAGCAGCCATGCAATTATAATTCGTTTTAATAACTAGAAGTCCAAATATCTGAATGAATAATACAAATAGTAGATAAATATATACACAATGTGTCTCATAAACAGTGTGTTGACAAGTAACCAAAAGCTTGATTTTGTATTGACTTTGCTAATTCTTAGTTTAATTTGATCGATACTGTATACATTCCTTTTACAGTTGCGCAATTTTTATCAGAACGAGTACACTTCTCTATGCCACATGCAACCCCACAAAAACATCGTCCGCCTCTACGCATTCTTCTACGATCGAACTGACGACAACTCTGCACTCGAGCTGCCTCCTGCTGTAGCAGAGAATGCTCGAACACTTTCCTTGTTCCTCGTCATGGAGCACGTTCCGAACACACTGAAGACAGTCGTCGACGAGATGCGACGAGAAAACCGTCTAACCTCACTCAGAGTCATGAAATGGGCACGTCAGATATTCGCAGCCATAGAGCACATGCTTCAATACAATGTCGTTCATCGAGATTTGAAACTCGATAATGTTTTGGTAACGCGCGAGGGTATATTAAAAATCTGCGATTTTGGATCATCGATTTTACTGTTGGATAGTATGACAATGAGGTACCAACCTGGAGGATCTCTGGGTGGCAATCCGGCACATATGCCTCCGGAGATATTAAATGCTGTTGCTGGACAAGACGTTGCATGTCAGACGCAAGATCTGTGGGCAAGTGCTGTTATGGTGTATGAGATGGCTGGCGGAGCGTCTCCGTTTGCTCGCCTCGATCAGAAAGGCTATCGAGTAGGCGACATTCCCGATTTGCGCCTCGATTGTGGAGACGTTCGAGGTGGAAACGCTGCGTTTCCTCGACGATTCGTTGAGTTGATAAGATCGCTTTTGGAATTCGACGTTGCCAAGAGACCCAATGCACAAGAAGCAATAGCCGTGACAGACGAACTAATAAATTGTGCTGATTGAGAGCTTTTTATGACTGCTATTTTATGGTGTGTACTTGCTATAGCGTTTGCAACATGTGGCTAATAATTTTGATATCGAAGATAATTATAATTGCTgctttagcgcacgttatctGGTCAGATTGCAATAGG
It contains:
- the LOC134195067 gene encoding uncharacterized protein LOC134195067, which gives rise to MSRNSSDHRYYLYDSYSAGLGSTSRKQEVEEALPFVSRRDRNEGKTAVASLAAGYQERHRKPTGGFSGKEIERSRMKQLTPTTSNISRFEDYILRQRKAAGAGNAGNSSNGHHSHMTETTWHDDQTVNAFASSPRIGKNFLSSDYVAGYHRRDNSSRAGIEGSKVTARQNDASQADSHSALMLGKQNCWSLTPYQSEFLEQNRSNGQMMSMFPSTCQIIQSPPLIRIGHHSTDVDVNETVKESSYFSTTAERLDIRSDVESLTREELIMQCRLIDFQRKQSESHEREMGEQLTASEDQLKHVKGENIKLSETIKQLESQKREMSEQLTDKENQLKCVEGENKKLREIITRQSQWLEMRESSKLRVESPDAYLLRLVTILFTCQLKDFFVHQIIDQGCEGAVFLVQCNRQGLGMFQKTLFALKAVFNIFGHSTVSKLRNFYQNEYTSLCHMQPHKNIVRLYAFFYDRTDDNSALELPPAVAENARTLSLFLVMEHVPNTLKTVVDEMRRENRLTSLRVMKWARQIFAAIEHMLQYNVVHRDLKLDNVLVTREGILKICDFGSSILLLDSMTMRYQPGGSLGGNPAHMPPEILNAVAGQDVACQTQDLWASAVMVYEMAGGASPFARLDQKGYRVGDIPDLRLDCGDVRGGNAAFPRRFVELIRSLLEFDVAKRPNAQEAIAVTDELINCAD